The following nucleotide sequence is from Drosophila takahashii strain IR98-3 E-12201 chromosome 3L, DtakHiC1v2, whole genome shotgun sequence.
TGGTGCTGAGGTAATTTAAATCCCCCAGCCCATCAAATCCTTCAGCTTAGTTTGAGTAGGCTAGCCCGGCACTAGGTCCTTAATCCTTAAAAGTTATCCCAACTGATTGTGTGCTTTTTCTTCACCCACAGGATGCCATGTTCTTTGAGAAGTCCGGAAACCAGGAAACCGACAGACCCGGCATGCTATAGGAATCAGGCGGTGGCTTGTTCTGCGATTGTTTATGCGAGGCGGCCGATTGTTGTACTGACTGCAATTGCGACGATTAAATGTTGTACATTATTTTGATTTGCCGCCTTATCCAAATATCTTCCCTGTGAACTGTCGCGTACTAGTCTTCTGTAACAAATGCTTATTGATGAAAACGGAATCGTAGTAACGGAACTCCCTGTGAAACAAACTGAAAATGAAACCCCTTAAACTCAGGCTTCCTTCGAGAGGACATTGCCAGgatttaaagttaactttaagtTATGAAGCATTTTTTGCTATTTCGCCTCATCAACGACTTGTATTCAACGACAAATCTGCTTCATTCATGAATTTATAACGATGCACACTGAAGCAAAAACTAACTAACGAACTAACCGTTACTAAACCATGtactttaaactgtattttTGAGTGTCTTATGTATAGAAAGATATAAATACCAATGTTTATTGTTAAGCTGTCAGGAACTTTATATATACCCCTACCGATATTGCAGAAGAAAGTTTTGTTTCCTCTTTATGTATTATTATAATGGTTAAATAAAtcctaaaacaaaaatgtatttgctattaaaagtgtatttttgattATAATGCACTAATGATAAATTTTTCACAgtccaaaaatatttcagaaacATAAATTCCTTTGACAGCAACTTCATTAGAAATTGTAcaacttttttgtgtttcaCATACATTACAAGATTTTTAAACAGATCAAAATAAGttgcaaacaaaaattgatcAATGGACTGCCTGAGCAACTTGGATAGTGTCTTAGTCAATCAGGAAGTCGATTTCCAGGAGGTTGTGATCGGCTTCAGTAGGAACAGAAGGTACTTCGTTCGCGCCGCTCTTAAGACAGATCCGATCCTAACCGCCGTGCAGGATAACAAGTTTGTCGATCGCGTTACCAAGCCAAATTATATGTTTACACTACGGGTCATGAACCCATCAAGTACTCAAGTAATGCACATTGACCGAATCAAACCGGACGCCTACTTCAAGCAGCCGAGAGTGGAGGTCCTCGCACCACCCGGCAACCTGATCGGCGTCGTCAAGTTGCACAGCTTCGCCTGTCCGCGCACTCTGCACGTCATGAACACCAAGGATCAGTTGGAGTACGTCATCAATAACAGCAACGACTGTTGCGGAGGCTTTGAGGCTAAGTTCGTTGTAGGTTTCccgatatttatattttattattatatatttataatatttctttcattctaaaccatttgaaaatccTATTTTGCAGGTAACTGATGttcataaaaaagaaatagctCTTATTGAAAAGTTGTTTGGAGGAGTTATTAAAGAAATCTATACGGACTCCGACAATTATAAAGTCAATTTTAAGGGTTTGGATACTCGCACCAAGGCGCTTTTACTGGCCAGCGTCTTTTTCATTGTGAGTGAGGTGTATAAATCATTAGTGTATTAAAATCTATAAGTACTTTCACTTACAGGACGGCTTATTCTTTGAAACAACAGCAGTACGTAAATTTCTCATCTGACTGTGGGTCTATCTTTCAAACTTATGCAGTGCGGATAAAATGACTTCAATTTATCACGTCATTTATTATTCTACTACATTTCAAAGCAGTTTTACTGTAAAACTTTTACATACTATAACGATCtgattatattttaacaaacttAGGTACAATAAATTGTGaatgattaattaattaggACTTAACATCTTATGATAACTAAAATAAAGTGGCTTTATAGAAACTTTAAATTGAtacagttaaatttaaactttacatttttataagttGTTAATACTTAAAGcaccgaaatatttaaaatgttttggtgTTAAGGATACATGATTAGTAACCTTTGATggaaatttcaaaatagttttcgtgctcagttttaatttatttattatatctaaccctttttatataatttaaatacataagtatttaaacacacaTTTTTGTGATGGAGACCCTGGGATTGGACTGTTTGGTTCACTTAGATAGTATTATGATTTATCAGAAAGTTGACTATCTGGAGGTTTTCGTAGGATTTAGTAGTAACAGAAGGTATGCCATTAAAAGTAAGCCGACGGACCAACCCATTCTCTACGCCGTTCAGGACAACGGATTTTGGTCACGTGaatttaaatctaaatatAATATGACGATACGGGTAATAAACGCCGCGAAGACCGATCTCATTATCGTGTCCAGGGCCAAACATCACGATTGTTGCGAGGGACCAAAACTGGACGTCTTCGTTCCACCCGGAAACAAGATTGGCTGGATTAGGTACCACCAGGGCTGTTGTTGGGATCACCTGGAGATCCACGATCCCAAGGGCCCCCTAATGTACAAGGTAATACCTTTAAGCGCTTGGAAGGACAACAAATTCAAAGTGAGTTACCTTCCATTTCTCTGAGACTTGATAAGTCATGTATCCTTGGTTTTTCGCAGGTTGAGGATTCCAATAAAAAAGTTGTGggcaaaattataaaaatgtatgccGGATTCTTTCAAGAAGCGTTTACAGGAGCAGACAACTTCAAAGTTGAGTTTAAGGATGCGAATATTCGCAGCAAGGCGCTTTTTCTGGCCACCGTATTTTTCATAGTGAGTTTCTAGCTAAAGCATTTATGCATTATCTTAAACCTTAAATTACCGAACTCTTTTAGGATGCTCTTTACCATGAAGGATATAAAATGCCGATCGTGGTACCTCACCATCATGAATAAATTGTTCTAAATTCTATATGTGTACACTTCTATAATATTTACGTATGACTTTCGGCCCCTgaaattatacaattttttaaatttaagagtCTTCTGCGTTCTAGTTgagcatttaaatatattatcaaACTATCAATTCTTAAAGCAtacaaatattcaaaatttctgggttttcaattttttttattaacaaccTTTGACGAAAATTTCAAAAGGTGTTATCGCgctcagttttattttattctataTCTTTCCATTTCTCATCAATGAATTCcgcatttattaaataaaataaggttAGATGTCCAAGAACACAAATTTTCGGGATGGAGACTTTGGGACTGGACTGTTTGGTTCACTTAGATAGTATAATGATTTATCAGAAAGTTGACTATCTACAGGTTTTCTCAGGATTTTGTAGTAACAGAAGGTATGAAATTAAGAGTACGCCGACGGACGAACCCATTCTCTACGCCGTTCAGGACAACGGATTTTGGTCACGAGCATTTAAGCCGAAATATAATATGACAATACGGGTAATGAACGCCGCGAAGACTGATCTCATGATCGTGTCCAGGGCCAAACAACACGATTGTTGCGAGGGACCAAAACTGGACGTTTTCGTCCCGCCCGAAAACAAGATTGCTTGGATAAGGTACCACTACGGCTGTTGGCGGGATCACATGGAGATCAACGATCCCAAGGGCGCCCTAATGTACAAGGTCGTACCTTCacggaaaaacaacaaattcaaaGTGAGTTGCCTTCCATTTCTCTGAGACTTGATAAGTCATGTATCCTTGGTTTTCGCAGGTTGAGGATTCCAATCAAAAAGTTGTaggaaaaattctaaaaaaaaatgctggATTCTTTCAAGAAAAGTTTACAGAAGCAGACAATTTTGAAGTACAGTTTAAAGATGAAAATATCGGCACCAAGGCGCTTCTTCTGGCCACCGTATTTTTCATAGTGAGTTCTTAACTAGAGTTTTTATACATTACCTTTAATCTTGAGTACTCGAACATTTTTAGGATGCTCTTTATCATGAACGATATGGATGGAACCCGACTTGGATTAGGAACTGTCCTTAAATAGTACGTTTTCTAAATTCTATATGTGTACACATCTATAAATTTCCCATATGATTATGAtgatatgtatttaaaaatattatcaatcTATAAATTCTTAAGCATGCAAATattcgtattttttgtttttcaagatACTTAATCAACAACCTTTGACGAAAATTTCAAAAGATGTTTTCGTgctcagttttattttattccatatcttTCCCTTTTCACATCAATAAGCTccgtatttattaaataaaataagtttgtATCTCCGAGAACACAAATTTTCGCGATGGAGACACTGGGACTCGACTGTTTGGTCCACTTAGATAGTATTATGATTTATCAGAAAGTTGACTATCTGGATGTTTTCGTAGGATTTAGTAGTAACAGAAGGTATGCCATTAAAAGTAAGCCGACGGACCAACCCATTCTCTACGCCGTTCAGGACAACGGATTTTGGTCACGTGaatttaaatctaaatatAATATGACGATACGGGTAATAAACGCCGCGAAGACCGATCTCATGATCGTGTCCAGGGCAAAACATCACGATTGTTGCGAGGGACCAAAACTGGACGTCTTCGTTCCACCCGGAAACAAGATTGGCTGGATTAGGTACCACCAGGGCTTTTGGCGGGATCACCTGGAGATCCACGATCCCAAGGGCCCCCTAATGTACAAGGTCATACCTTTAAGCGTTTGGAAGGACAATAAATTCAAAGTGAGTTATCTTTTATTCCTTTGAGACTTGATAGGtcatgtatatttttttttgtcgcaGGTTGTGGATTCCAATCAAAAAGTTGtaggtaaaattttaaaaaaatgcgcTGGATTCTTTCAAGAAGCGTTTACAGAAGCAGACAACTTCAACGTTGAGTTTAAGGATGCGAATATCCGCACCAAGGCGCTTCTTCTGGCCGCCGTATTTTTCATAGTGAGTTTCTAGCTAAAGCATTTATGCATAAACTTAAACCTTAAATTATCGAACTCTTTTAGGATGCTCTTTACCATGAAGGATCACGAAGAAAACCTTATTAATAAGcagtaataaataattttctaaattctGTATGTGTATTCacctttaaattttacatatgaTATTCTGCTCCGAGAAATTatagcatttttaaaatttaagggTGTTGTGTGTTTgagttaagtttttaaaagtattaacaAGGTATCAATTCTTAAAGCGTGTGTGTATTATATATCCATAAATTTTAACGTTTGATTTTCTGATCCGGGAAATGATACATACGGTTCTTCTTCGTTTGGGCTTTGAGTTTCTAATAAAATTGCAAACAAACCTGAAAATTTgaatgtgtatatatatagacccgAAAGCGTTAGTTTGTATTAATAAAGTTAAGTTACAATGAAGCCACCAGAAGAATTCTATTCGATTGAACTGAGACCATCACTAACTCATCAGCTGATTTCGGTTAATGGAAGTGGAAACCGGCTCCTCGTAAGAACCGAAACGGGTTTGCtctgattaaaaataaacacaaattaatGCATTGCACTCCGCTCAAAGTGAACGTTTAAGTTTAGTTGCAAAAATGCAGGCGATGCGAATTTTGATCGCACTGCTTCTATCGGGAGTGTTTGCAAAGGATCTGCAGGAGTGCGAGGATCTGGGAAGAGGAAGTTTTCTTTGTCGGGAAATTGAGAGTTTCGAGCAACTGAGTCGATATGTGggagaaaagtggaaaagtgtAAAGGTGGTCAATGAGCACACTGGTATTGAAAGTGCCGATGAGGGGGAATTACCGGGACTCTCGAGGCTTTTGCATTTGGATCTATCCGAATCTGGGGGCGTGACTCTGGGCGAAAGGGGTCTGCGGGACTTTGAGGCCCTGCAGGATCTCAATCTCACCCACTGCCAGCTGGAGGAGATGCAGGCCCAGCACTTTCCCAACAAATCGCAACTGGTAAACTTAGATGTGAGCTTCAATGACATTCAGATTGTCACTGGCAAGCTGATGAGTGGATTGGCAAACTTGGAGTATGCGAATTTCTCCAACAACCTGATAGCGCAAATAGAGCCCAATGCCTTTAGGGATCTGAAAAGGCTGGTATTTCTGGACCTGACCACCAACGAGCAGGAGAACGTGACGCTGGGCGAGAATGTAAACCTGCGTTACCTGTCCATAAGCAACAATAATGTGCGGGATGTAGGTGTTCTACATACcaatatattatttctttagaaGTCtgatataaccccttaatatCCCTTAGTTCCAATGGTGTCGCTTGCGGGGATTGCCTAGTTTGGAGGAACTGCACCTGCACAGTAATTGGCTGGAAACCCTCGATATGGGAATATTCTATGCTCTGCCCAAACTTCGAGTCTTAAATGTGTCGAACAACAATCTATATGAGATCAAGCGAACTCTCTTCATGGCTCCCGGAGAAGTAGCTCCACTAGAGCTTCTTGATTACAGCTCGAATAATGTAAAGGTGCTGGAGGATTCCGTCTTCTGCCGGCTGAGTAAGCTAAGGACCCTCAATCTGTGGCTCAACCTGATCAACAGGATCCATCCGAGAGCCTTTGTGGGTCTGAGTGCTTTGCAATCCCTTCAACTGCAGGGCAACAAAATCTCGATTCTTCCCGAGGAAGTCTTTGCCAATCTCACAGCTTTGGAGCGGTTGGATTTGAGTAGGAATAATATCAAAAAGTTGGGTTTCGGGGTGTTTGGAGCAAGTATTCTTCGCAACCTGAGTTATTTGGATTTGAGCAACAACTACATTGCGGAGCTGCATCCTCTGGCCCTTTCCTCGCTGCCTTTCATCAAGGAACTCCGTCTGAGGAGGAACAAGCTGATCAGCCTGGATCTTCGCATGTTTGCACCCCTGCGGCGTTTGCAGTGGCTCACGATTGGCGAGAATCGTCTGGAGGAGATCGATGACGAAATTCTGGACACCTTCGAACGACTCACTCACCTGGAGATCAACAACAATAGGCTCACCTTTTTGCCGGATCTCAAGTCAGAGTCAAGGCAGGGTCTTCGGCAATTGCAGCACATCAGTCTGGAGGGAAATCCCTGGCAGTGTTTGTGTCTGGATGAGATCACCTCCTGGTTGAATGGCCACCAGGTGGCCTACGCCCGTCCCAGCAGCGCCTATTTCAGTGGAAGGAAGCCCCTCTGCGTGGTCACGCCCATGGATAAGTGCCTGCGGATTCTCGACGAAGTGAGGGCACCCAGAGAAatgtgggactattttttaggtaacgtatgacctaaaaaatttaaatagactaaaatttcagatttaggtaatgggttacctaaaaatattagcatgtggactatgttcctactttttaggtaaagctaaagagatttttataggccatcgtaaccttcaaattggtccataagacccaaaatttaggaataatttaaagtcgatTATCACTCACaacttaatacaaatattggtccctaatattaataaacaaattattcggttttttaagtttaatgttaaaaatttttttagacttttcttaaagctagtgatggaaaagtttcaatatataaaatcaatacctacgtggactat
It contains:
- the LOC108056668 gene encoding phospholipid scramblase 2-like, with product MDCLSNLDSVLVNQEVDFQEVVIGFSRNRRYFVRAALKTDPILTAVQDNKFVDRVTKPNYMFTLRVMNPSSTQVMHIDRIKPDAYFKQPRVEVLAPPGNLIGVVKLHSFACPRTLHVMNTKDQLEYVINNSNDCCGGFEAKFVVTDVHKKEIALIEKLFGGVIKEIYTDSDNYKVNFKGLDTRTKALLLASVFFIDGLFFETTAVRKFLI
- the LOC108056665 gene encoding phospholipid scramblase 1-like yields the protein METLGLDCLVHLDSIMIYQKVDYLEVFVGFSSNRRYAIKSKPTDQPILYAVQDNGFWSREFKSKYNMTIRVINAAKTDLIIVSRAKHHDCCEGPKLDVFVPPGNKIGWIRYHQGCCWDHLEIHDPKGPLMYKVIPLSAWKDNKFKVEDSNKKVVGKIIKMYAGFFQEAFTGADNFKVEFKDANIRSKALFLATVFFIDALYHEGYKMPIVVPHHHE
- the LOC108056666 gene encoding phospholipid scramblase 1-like — translated: METLGLDCLVHLDSIMIYQKVDYLQVFSGFCSNRRYEIKSTPTDEPILYAVQDNGFWSRAFKPKYNMTIRVMNAAKTDLMIVSRAKQHDCCEGPKLDVFVPPENKIAWIRYHYGCWRDHMEINDPKGALMYKVVPSRKNNKFKVEDSNQKVVGKILKKNAGFFQEKFTEADNFEVQFKDENIGTKALLLATVFFIDALYHERYGWNPTWIRNCP
- the LOC108056647 gene encoding phospholipid scramblase 1-like — encoded protein: METLGLDCLVHLDSIMIYQKVDYLDVFVGFSSNRRYAIKSKPTDQPILYAVQDNGFWSREFKSKYNMTIRVINAAKTDLMIVSRAKHHDCCEGPKLDVFVPPGNKIGWIRYHQGFWRDHLEIHDPKGPLMYKVIPLSVWKDNKFKVVDSNQKVVGKILKKCAGFFQEAFTEADNFNVEFKDANIRTKALLLAAVFFIDALYHEGSRRKPY
- the LOC108056658 gene encoding insulin-like growth factor-binding protein complex acid labile subunit, with the protein product MQAMRILIALLLSGVFAKDLQECEDLGRGSFLCREIESFEQLSRYVGEKWKSVKVVNEHTGIESADEGELPGLSRLLHLDLSESGGVTLGERGLRDFEALQDLNLTHCQLEEMQAQHFPNKSQLVNLDVSFNDIQIVTGKLMSGLANLEYANFSNNLIAQIEPNAFRDLKRLVFLDLTTNEQENVTLGENVNLRYLSISNNNVRDFQWCRLRGLPSLEELHLHSNWLETLDMGIFYALPKLRVLNVSNNNLYEIKRTLFMAPGEVAPLELLDYSSNNVKVLEDSVFCRLSKLRTLNLWLNLINRIHPRAFVGLSALQSLQLQGNKISILPEEVFANLTALERLDLSRNNIKKLGFGVFGASILRNLSYLDLSNNYIAELHPLALSSLPFIKELRLRRNKLISLDLRMFAPLRRLQWLTIGENRLEEIDDEILDTFERLTHLEINNNRLTFLPDLKSESRQGLRQLQHISLEGNPWQCLCLDEITSWLNGHQVAYARPSSAYFSGRKPLCVVTPMDKCLRILDEVRAPREMWDYFLGNV